A stretch of Triticum aestivum cultivar Chinese Spring chromosome 1D, IWGSC CS RefSeq v2.1, whole genome shotgun sequence DNA encodes these proteins:
- the LOC123180643 gene encoding thioredoxin H4-2 isoform X2 yields the protein MGGCVGKGRSIVEEKLDFKGGNVHVITTKEDWDQKIEEANKDGKIVVANFSASWCGPCRVIAPVYAEMSKTYPQLMFLTIDVDDLMDFSSTWDIRATPTFFFLKNGQQIDKLVGANKPELEKKVQALGDGS from the exons ATGGGGGGCTGTGTGGGCAAG GGTCGTAGCATCGTGGAAGAAAAGCTTGATTTCAAAGGTGGAAATGTGCATGTCATAACAACCAAAGAGGACTGGGACCAGAAGATTGAAGAAGCAAACAAGGATGGGAAAATT GTTGTGGCAAACTTCAGCGCTTCGTGGTGTGGGCCATGCCGTGTCATTGCACCTGTTTATGCTGAGATGTCCAAGACTTACCCTCAACTCATGTTCTTGACAATTGATGTTGATGACCTAATG GATTTCAGCTCAACATGGGACATCCGTGCAACCCCGACGTTCTTCTTCCTCAAAAACGGCCAGCAGATCGACAAGCTCGTCGGCGCCAACAAACCTGAGCTCGAGAAGAAAGTACAAGCTCTTGGTGATGGCAGTTGA
- the LOC123180643 gene encoding thioredoxin H4-2 isoform X1, whose translation MGGCVGKVSSCLLPNLCFVLELPSDFYVILLSSFGQGRSIVEEKLDFKGGNVHVITTKEDWDQKIEEANKDGKIVVANFSASWCGPCRVIAPVYAEMSKTYPQLMFLTIDVDDLMDFSSTWDIRATPTFFFLKNGQQIDKLVGANKPELEKKVQALGDGS comes from the exons ATGGGGGGCTGTGTGGGCAAGGTGAGTTCGTGTCTGTTACCGAATCTGTGTTTTGTTCTTGAACTCCCGAGTGATTTTTATGTAATCCTCCTGTCCTCTTTTGGTCAGGGTCGTAGCATCGTGGAAGAAAAGCTTGATTTCAAAGGTGGAAATGTGCATGTCATAACAACCAAAGAGGACTGGGACCAGAAGATTGAAGAAGCAAACAAGGATGGGAAAATT GTTGTGGCAAACTTCAGCGCTTCGTGGTGTGGGCCATGCCGTGTCATTGCACCTGTTTATGCTGAGATGTCCAAGACTTACCCTCAACTCATGTTCTTGACAATTGATGTTGATGACCTAATG GATTTCAGCTCAACATGGGACATCCGTGCAACCCCGACGTTCTTCTTCCTCAAAAACGGCCAGCAGATCGACAAGCTCGTCGGCGCCAACAAACCTGAGCTCGAGAAGAAAGTACAAGCTCTTGGTGATGGCAGTTGA